The following are encoded together in the Petrotoga olearia DSM 13574 genome:
- a CDS encoding ABC transporter ATP-binding protein, giving the protein MVEVTNDVSLKVENLSSHVGEFRLKNISFELPGGEVLSILGPSGSGKTVLLRTLAGLNKTESGAIIFEDERIEKYSPRDRKVGFVFQNYAIFPHLDTKLNLGFPLYIGGEKKKEVYKIAIKAAEELDGLPNYLELKPDELPEGMKQLIAFGREKLHDCRLLLLDEPLSQLDRKLHVEMRALLKRFIKELDKTTIAVFSDPEDALSVSDYLAILDDGELLQFGETFDVYQNPSNLKVMELTSRLGLNTIDVEVKDGNVLNKLKVNKEDGNYKLCFRPEEIVIKDEGFEVQTIESHIYDSSHNLVECDFHGKLIRLLVHKNAPEKFNFIPTNPKYYLS; this is encoded by the coding sequence ATGGTTGAAGTAACCAATGATGTTTCTTTAAAGGTAGAAAATCTAAGTTCTCACGTTGGTGAATTCAGGCTAAAAAATATCTCTTTTGAATTACCTGGTGGAGAAGTTTTATCTATTTTAGGACCTTCAGGTTCAGGTAAGACGGTACTATTAAGAACACTTGCAGGTTTGAATAAAACTGAGTCTGGAGCAATTATCTTTGAAGACGAAAGGATAGAAAAGTATTCTCCAAGAGACAGGAAAGTTGGCTTTGTCTTTCAAAACTATGCAATTTTTCCACATTTAGATACGAAATTGAATTTGGGCTTTCCTTTGTACATTGGTGGAGAAAAGAAAAAAGAAGTGTATAAGATAGCGATAAAAGCTGCAGAAGAGTTAGATGGTTTACCAAATTATTTAGAATTAAAGCCTGATGAATTGCCCGAAGGCATGAAGCAGTTGATCGCCTTTGGGAGAGAGAAATTACACGATTGTAGGTTGTTGCTCCTTGATGAACCGCTGAGTCAGTTGGATAGAAAGCTCCACGTAGAAATGAGAGCTTTGCTCAAAAGATTTATAAAAGAGTTAGATAAAACAACGATTGCGGTTTTCAGTGATCCCGAAGATGCTTTGTCAGTAAGTGATTACCTTGCTATACTGGATGATGGAGAACTTCTGCAATTTGGAGAAACCTTCGATGTTTACCAGAACCCATCAAACTTAAAAGTTATGGAACTTACTTCCAGATTAGGATTGAACACAATAGACGTTGAAGTCAAAGATGGCAACGTATTAAATAAATTAAAAGTGAATAAAGAGGATGGTAATTACAAGTTATGCTTTAGACCTGAAGAAATAGTCATTAAAGATGAAGGATTCGAAGTTCAGACGATAGAAAGTCATATCTACGATTCTTCTCATAATTTGGTAGAATGCGATTTCCATGGAAAGTTGATCAGACTCTTGGTGCATAAAAATGCACCTGAGAAATTTAATTTTATTCCAACTAATCCTAAATATTATTTATCATAA
- the era gene encoding GTPase Era — MENNGFKSGFVALAGKPNVGKSTLINALLGQKVVIVSDKPQTTRNRVNCILTEDHYQIVFVDTPGIHKPIRKIGEYMVNIAINALKGVDLILFIIDAKDGLRNSDLRVAELVDKSKIPTILLVNKVDLVKDKEKINLMTEKIQSLCSNILKTIEISALTGKNLFELKQSIIDLLPEGPQYYPEDMITDKPSRFIISELIREKIFHLTKEEIPHSSGVVIEELKERENGVLYVRAEIYVEKKSQKPIIIGKNGSMIKKIGQLARQDIEELFERKVYLDLYVKVREKWRDDKNILNNVMEYKVEETKDGK, encoded by the coding sequence ATGGAAAATAACGGTTTTAAAAGTGGTTTTGTTGCCTTGGCAGGAAAGCCTAACGTAGGAAAATCAACATTGATAAACGCTTTGTTGGGTCAAAAAGTGGTTATCGTTTCTGACAAACCACAAACCACAAGAAATAGAGTAAACTGTATATTAACGGAAGATCATTATCAAATAGTCTTTGTAGACACCCCGGGTATTCACAAACCTATAAGAAAAATCGGGGAATACATGGTCAATATCGCAATAAATGCATTGAAAGGTGTTGACCTGATACTTTTTATAATTGATGCAAAGGATGGTTTAAGAAATTCCGATTTAAGAGTTGCTGAACTAGTTGATAAATCAAAAATTCCTACCATTCTTCTTGTCAACAAAGTTGACCTAGTAAAAGATAAAGAAAAAATTAACCTGATGACAGAAAAAATACAAAGTTTGTGTTCGAATATACTTAAAACCATTGAAATTTCCGCTTTGACGGGTAAAAATCTTTTTGAATTAAAACAAAGTATTATAGATTTATTACCCGAAGGTCCCCAATACTACCCAGAAGATATGATCACGGATAAACCGTCAAGGTTCATCATTTCTGAGCTAATTCGGGAAAAAATCTTTCATTTAACAAAGGAAGAGATCCCTCATTCAAGCGGGGTAGTTATAGAAGAATTGAAAGAAAGAGAAAACGGCGTTTTGTACGTAAGAGCAGAAATTTATGTTGAAAAGAAAAGTCAAAAACCTATTATAATAGGTAAAAACGGAAGTATGATTAAAAAGATCGGTCAATTGGCAAGACAAGACATAGAAGAACTTTTTGAAAGAAAAGTCTACCTCGATCTTTACGTAAAGGTTCGTGAAAAATGGAGAGACGACAAAAATATTTTAAATAACGTTATGGAATACAAAGTAGAAGAAACAAAAGATGGAAAGTAA